In one Denitratisoma sp. genomic region, the following are encoded:
- a CDS encoding putative toxin-antitoxin system toxin component, PIN family, whose protein sequence is MLRLVLDTNVVLDLLHFDDPAVAPIRRALLAGKAACVGNAACRDELAHVLSYPQFKISEHEARRILDEYIALAPDGEADNAALPQLPPCRDPDDQKFLELAQAAKADLLVTKDKALLALAKKSGRFGFRIAAPAGAAIILEGN, encoded by the coding sequence ATGTTGCGCCTGGTGCTCGACACCAACGTCGTGCTCGACCTGCTGCATTTCGACGACCCGGCCGTGGCGCCGATCCGCCGCGCCCTGCTGGCGGGCAAGGCGGCCTGCGTCGGCAACGCCGCCTGCCGCGACGAGCTGGCTCACGTGCTGAGCTACCCTCAGTTCAAAATCTCCGAGCATGAAGCCCGCCGCATCCTCGACGAATACATTGCGCTGGCGCCGGACGGCGAGGCCGACAACGCAGCCCTGCCGCAGCTGCCGCCCTGCCGCGACCCCGACGACCAGAAGTTCCTCGAGCTGGCCCAGGCGGCAAAGGCCGACCTCCTCGTCACCAAGGACAAGGCGCTGCTGGCATTGGCGAAGAAGTCGGGGCGTTTCGGATTTCGCATCGCCGCCCCGGCCGGGGCGGCGATCATTCTGGAGGGGAATTAG
- a CDS encoding NAD(P)/FAD-dependent oxidoreductase: MTEKIGAAVIGAGVVGLACARALARRGIETVILEANTAIGMETSSRNSEVIHAGIYYPAGSLKARLCVAGNRQLYEFCAAHHVAHRRCGKLIVATDAGQEEKLAALQSQALQNGVTDLQPLAAGRLAALEPQLRATAALLSPSTGIVDSHGLMLALLGEAEAHGAALALKSPLTRGEARGDGFLLEVGGEDPMRLAAGIVINSAGLHAPRVAASLAGLDARHVPTPRYARGNYYALAGRAPFTHLVYPLPEPGGLGVHLTLDLGGQARFGPDVEWVNEIDYTVDPRRADAFYAEVRKYWPALPDGALQPAYAGIRPKLGGPEAPAADFVIQSEATHGVPGLVNLFGIESPGLTSCLALAEHVCGELGL, from the coding sequence ATGACAGAGAAAATCGGCGCGGCAGTCATCGGCGCGGGGGTGGTCGGCCTCGCCTGCGCGCGGGCGCTGGCCCGGCGCGGCATCGAGACCGTCATCCTCGAGGCCAACACGGCGATCGGCATGGAGACCAGTTCGCGCAACAGCGAGGTCATCCACGCCGGCATCTACTACCCGGCAGGCTCGCTCAAGGCGCGCCTGTGCGTGGCCGGCAACCGCCAACTCTACGAATTCTGCGCCGCGCACCACGTCGCCCACCGCCGCTGCGGCAAGCTGATCGTCGCCACCGACGCCGGCCAAGAGGAAAAGCTGGCCGCCCTGCAAAGTCAGGCGCTGCAGAACGGCGTGACGGACCTGCAGCCGCTCGCCGCCGGCCGCCTCGCCGCCCTGGAGCCGCAACTCAGGGCCACGGCCGCCCTGCTCTCGCCCTCCACCGGCATCGTCGACAGCCACGGCCTGATGCTGGCCCTGCTCGGCGAGGCCGAGGCGCACGGCGCGGCGCTGGCCCTGAAGAGTCCGCTCACGCGCGGCGAGGCGCGCGGCGACGGCTTCCTGCTGGAGGTGGGCGGCGAGGACCCGATGCGGCTGGCGGCCGGCATCGTCATCAACTCGGCGGGCCTGCATGCGCCGCGGGTCGCCGCCTCGCTCGCCGGCCTCGATGCGCGCCACGTGCCGACGCCGCGCTACGCCCGTGGCAACTACTACGCGCTGGCCGGCCGCGCGCCTTTCACGCATCTCGTCTACCCCCTGCCCGAGCCGGGCGGCCTCGGAGTGCACCTGACGCTGGACCTCGGCGGCCAGGCGCGCTTCGGCCCCGACGTGGAATGGGTGAACGAAATCGACTACACGGTCGATCCGCGCCGCGCCGATGCCTTCTACGCCGAGGTGCGCAAGTACTGGCCGGCCCTGCCGGACGGCGCCCTGCAGCCGGCCTACGCCGGCATCCGGCCGAAGCTCGGCGGGCCGGAGGCGCCGGCGGCGGACTTCGTCATCCAGTCGGAAGCGACGCACGGCGTGCCGGGCCTCGTGAATCTCTTCGGCATCGAATCGCCGGGACTGACTTCGTGCCTGGCGCTGGCCGAGCACGTCTGCGGAGAGCTGGGGCTCTGA
- a CDS encoding DUF302 domain-containing protein: MSKYGFGKAVDYGYDAAIAKVTEALGKEGFGVLTEIDVAATMKKKIGVDMPAYRILGACNPALANRAIGAEASIGLLLPCNVVVRDDAAGKTHVEFMDPIAILQMVDKPEIAELANEVRSRLDRVLAAL; this comes from the coding sequence ATGAGCAAGTACGGATTCGGCAAGGCCGTGGATTACGGCTACGACGCGGCGATCGCGAAAGTGACCGAAGCGCTGGGCAAGGAAGGCTTCGGCGTGCTGACGGAGATCGACGTCGCCGCCACGATGAAGAAGAAGATCGGCGTCGACATGCCGGCCTACAGGATCCTCGGCGCCTGCAACCCGGCCCTCGCCAACCGCGCCATCGGCGCCGAGGCCTCGATCGGCCTGCTGCTGCCCTGCAACGTCGTCGTGCGCGATGACGCCGCCGGCAAGACCCACGTCGAGTTCATGGACCCCATCGCCATCCTGCAGATGGTGGACAAGCCGGAGATCGCCGAACTGGCGAACGAAGTGCGCAGCCGCCTCGACCGCGTGCTGGCGGCGCTTTAA